From one Synergistaceae bacterium genomic stretch:
- a CDS encoding BACON domain-containing protein, which yields MISFAVISGGCGGSGGSIITDNGNSNDDNNGSNEDNFSFTNKAVLLGAMTSERLQEVAESNLYSYIDELITSRDNFDIESLNDGDILFIADASALFNNIDSSTQNKIISAYYDSGVIIAAVYPDSEDLKAMEDFFTLNLGRPVSFDGTPLPNSHYEFIALGWRQITDEGGSNTFVYAVDHRENLDELYGLGDEFVSGDLIIRRKDYSSYEDYALAILKNFDMTDAEIQEFTKIFAELAADTLETYIINLFTWAAELDQKAIDIKEDFTADVAKLKAQIAADNDPKKEIMTLAAGLSTNLCDPIHREFCDYYREFGINANNSSFKEFIRRNGFSSYERLLKYWSVDGSRNKTDGKPIYVRHETDADYRITSLHYFDNKKDYYIVTTNTMTRPVNLEICAPKGDKTRDELEGGDPGLSYHYDLIFGGNRGLSARVWTSIPEATLEKYLPNRTANKETQVTDTSGWNLGGGVSVGGGGGANKNGGQTTGMGQGNLEASFNWGIRHSTTKTWGVNDYEIIPNYHYENGLQVVQWDAICTWPEYSKSSDSWERISNAFKENLSFETESIWSIPAEKRAQTKLYGQSLFTLGFCWAHDMPAQSIKSYNAEVPHRGTTKELRFDPPPLLGIGSATTTGNKTARMYTAKVLCENDWEAKSDSDWLEVVHKSGRETGKEGTDFSYTVTENNTGQPRVGTITVTSGKYVAKIKFTQSPDAQ from the coding sequence AATGAAGATAATTTTTCTTTCACAAATAAAGCTGTCTTGTTAGGTGCTATGACTTCAGAACGTTTACAGGAAGTTGCAGAAAGTAATTTATACTCCTACATTGATGAGCTTATCACAAGCCGTGATAATTTTGATATTGAGAGTCTTAATGACGGCGATATTCTTTTCATAGCAGACGCGAGCGCATTATTTAATAATATTGACTCGTCAACCCAGAATAAAATAATTTCAGCATATTATGATTCAGGTGTTATTATTGCGGCTGTGTATCCTGACTCTGAAGACTTGAAAGCTATGGAAGATTTCTTTACTCTCAATCTTGGCCGGCCTGTTTCGTTTGATGGGACTCCGCTTCCTAATTCACATTATGAGTTTATAGCACTGGGATGGCGGCAAATCACGGACGAGGGAGGCTCGAATACTTTTGTTTACGCTGTAGATCACAGAGAAAATCTTGACGAACTCTACGGACTCGGCGATGAGTTTGTATCAGGCGATTTAATAATAAGGCGTAAAGATTACTCAAGCTATGAGGACTACGCGCTGGCAATCTTGAAAAATTTTGACATGACTGATGCGGAGATTCAAGAATTCACAAAAATTTTTGCTGAACTTGCTGCGGACACTTTAGAGACTTATATTATAAATCTCTTCACGTGGGCGGCTGAACTTGATCAGAAGGCAATCGACATAAAAGAAGATTTCACAGCAGATGTAGCTAAACTCAAAGCTCAAATTGCGGCAGACAATGACCCGAAAAAAGAAATCATGACTCTTGCTGCAGGTTTATCTACAAATTTGTGCGATCCTATTCACAGGGAATTCTGCGACTATTACCGGGAATTTGGAATTAATGCAAATAATAGTTCGTTCAAAGAATTTATCAGGAGAAACGGATTCAGCAGCTATGAACGCCTGTTAAAATACTGGTCAGTCGATGGCAGCAGAAACAAAACCGACGGCAAACCCATTTATGTAAGGCACGAGACAGATGCAGATTACCGCATCACAAGCCTTCATTATTTCGATAACAAGAAAGATTATTACATTGTAACGACTAATACAATGACAAGGCCGGTAAATCTCGAAATTTGCGCACCTAAAGGCGACAAAACACGCGACGAATTAGAGGGCGGCGATCCCGGACTAAGCTATCATTATGATTTAATTTTCGGCGGCAACAGGGGACTATCCGCAAGAGTATGGACATCAATTCCCGAAGCGACTCTGGAAAAATATCTCCCGAACAGAACAGCCAATAAAGAGACACAAGTAACTGATACAAGCGGCTGGAATCTCGGCGGCGGTGTAAGTGTAGGAGGCGGAGGCGGCGCAAATAAGAATGGCGGCCAAACAACGGGAATGGGTCAAGGAAATTTAGAAGCCAGCTTTAACTGGGGAATTAGACACAGCACCACTAAGACATGGGGAGTCAATGATTATGAAATAATACCTAATTATCATTATGAGAACGGACTCCAAGTTGTTCAATGGGACGCTATATGCACATGGCCCGAATACTCGAAATCAAGCGACTCTTGGGAAAGAATTTCTAATGCTTTTAAGGAAAATCTCAGCTTTGAGACTGAATCAATTTGGAGCATACCCGCAGAAAAACGTGCGCAGACTAAATTATACGGACAAAGTTTATTCACTCTCGGGTTCTGCTGGGCTCACGATATGCCCGCTCAAAGTATAAAGTCATATAATGCCGAAGTCCCTCACAGAGGCACAACTAAAGAATTAAGATTTGATCCGCCCCCTCTGTTAGGAATAGGCAGCGCGACCACTACAGGCAACAAAACCGCGAGAATGTACACCGCAAAAGTATTGTGCGAAAATGACTGGGAGGCAAAATCTGACTCTGACTGGCTCGAAGTTGTACATAAATCAGGCAGAGAGACGGGCAAAGAGGGCACAGATTTCAGCTACACAGTAACAGAAAATAATACAGGCCAGCCCCGTGTTGGAACTATAACTGTTACTTCAGGCAAATATGTAGCAAAAATTAAATTCACACAGTCGCCCGATGCGCAATAA